One stretch of Juglans microcarpa x Juglans regia isolate MS1-56 chromosome 3D, Jm3101_v1.0, whole genome shotgun sequence DNA includes these proteins:
- the LOC121254718 gene encoding 2,3-bisphosphoglycerate-dependent phosphoglycerate mutase 1-like, with translation MAASVFHQAIGTLQSHGHFNNSGLHHEQGDNYMRLISKGFKVEIGLSKRGCYRSVQRKIGVVQASTSQTSVFEPVLSPAKSNASSSQKKSNEAALILIRHGESLWNEKNLFTGCVDVPLTKKGVEEAIEAGKRISNIPVDMIYTSALIRAQMTAMLAMTQHRRRKVPIIIHNESEQARAWSQVFSEETKKQSIPVLAAWQLNERMYGELQGLNKQETADRYGKEQVHEWRRSYDIPPPNGESLEMCAQRAVAYFKDQIEPQLLSGKNVMIAAHGNSLRSIIMYLDKLTSQEVISLELSTGIPMLYIFKEGKFIRRGSPVAPTEAGVYAYTRRLALYRQKLDDMLH, from the exons ATGGCTGCCTCAGTGTTTCACCAGGCCATTGGGACTCTTCAGTCTCATGGACATTTTAACAATTCCGGTCTTCATCATGAGCAAGGGGACAATTATATGAGATTGATTTCTAAGGGTTTCAAGGTTGAAATTGGCCTGTCAAAAAGAGGATGCTATCGCTCTGTCCAGAGGAAGATTGGTGTTGTTCAAGCCTCAACATCTCAAACTTCAGTGTTTGAACCAGTTCTGTCCCCTGCAAAAAGCAACGCCAGTAGCTCTCAGAAAAAATCAA ATGAAGCTGCTTTGATTCTGATTCGGCATGGTGAGTCATTATGGAATGAGAAGAATTTGTTCACGGGTTGTGTGGATGTGCCACTAACTAAGAAGGGTGTGGAAGAGGCAATTGAAGCTGGCAAGAGAATCAGCAACATACCTGTCGACATGATCTATACTTCTGCACTGATTCGTGCACAGATGACTGCCATGCTTGCAATGACCCAGCACCGTCGTCGTAAG GTGCCCATCATTATTCATAATGAGAGTGAACAGGCAAGGGCTTGGAGTCAAGTTTTCAGTGAAGAAACTAAAAAGCAATCCATTCCTGTCCTTGCAGCATGGCAGTTGAATGAAAGAAT GTATGGGGAACTACAGGGTCTCAATAAGCAGGAAACAGCTGATAGATATGGGAAAGAACAAGTTCACGAGTGGCGTCGGAGTTACGATATTCCTCCTCCTAATGGCGAGAGTTTGGAGATGTGTGCTCAAAGAGCTGTTGCTTATTTCAAAGATCAA ATTGAACCCCAGCTTCTATCTGGAAAGAATGTAATGATTGCTGCTCATGGGAATTCATTGAGGTCCATCATTATGTATCTTGACAAATTAACTTCCCAAGAG GTTATCAGTTTAGAACTATCTACTGGAATACCCATGCTTTACATTTTCAAAGAGGGAAAATTCATAAGGAGGGGAAGTCCCGTAGCACCTACTGAGGCAGGAGTTTATGCATACACTAGG AGGTTAGCTCTATACAGGCAGAAGTTAGATGATATGTTGCATTAA
- the LOC121254720 gene encoding rust resistance kinase Lr10-like: MYDAIEEFLQNHNNLMTIRYSFSEIKKMTKNFKEKLGEGGYGTVFKGTLRSGRHVVVKMLGKSKANGQEFTNEVATIGRIHHVNVVQLIGFCFHGSKRALVYEFMPHGSLNKYIFSSEGSILLSCEKTYNIALGVARGIEYLHRGCDMQILHFDIKPHNILLDENFIPKVSDFGLAKLYPIENNTISLTAARGTLGYMAPELFYKNIGSISYKADVYSFGMLLMEMVGKRKNLNAFAEHSSQIYFPTWVYDQFNNEKDIEIGYATEEEKEMTMKMIIVALWCIQTNPSNRPSMNKVIEMLEGEVEHLQIPPKPPLSSPERVTKDCENNSSQTWTSTQSGECT; this comes from the coding sequence ATGTATGATGCCattgaagaatttcttcaaaaCCACAATAACCTTATGACAATAAGGTACTCTTTCTCGGAAATTAAGAAGATGACAaaaaattttaaggaaaaattgGGTGAAGGAGGCTATGGAACAGTATTTAAAGGAACTCTTCGAAGCGGACGTCATGTAGTTGTAAAAATGTTAGGCAAGTCGAAAGCAAACGGACAAGAATTTACCAATGAAGTGGCAACCATTGGAAGGATTCATCATGTTAATGTAGTTCAACTAATTGGCTTTTGCTTTCATGGATCAAAGCGTGCTCTTGTATACGAGTTCATGCCACATGGGTCTCTaaacaaatacattttttcCTCGGAAGGAAGTATCCTCCTAAGCTGTGAGAAAACATATAATATTGCTCTAGGGGTGGCTCGTGGAATTGAATATTTACATCGAGGATGTGACATGCAAATTCTGCATTTCGACATCAAACCTCACAACATCCTTCTTGACGAGAATTTTATCCCTAAGGTTTCTGACTTTGGCTTAGCAAAATTGTACCCAATAGAAAACAATACTATTTCTTTGACCGCTGCAAGAGGGACATTGGGATATATGGCTCCTGAGTTGTTCTACAAAAACATTGGAAGTATTTCATACAAGGCagatgtttatagttttggaaTGCTCCTGATGGAAATGGTGGGCAAAAGAAAGAACTTGAATGCTTTTGCAGAACATTCAAGCCAGATTTACTTTCCAACCTGGGTGTATGATCAATTCAACAATGAAAAAGACATTGAAATAGGATATGCcacagaagaagaaaaggaaatgaccaTGAAGATGATCATTGTTGCTTTGTGGTGTATACAGACAAACCCTAGTAACCGTCCTTCAATGAACAAAGTTATAGAAATGCTTGAAGGAGAAGTTGAACACTTACAAATCCCTCCGAAGCCTCCCCTATCATCGCCAGAGAGAGTGACAAAAGATTGTGAAAACAATTCAAGCCAAACTTGGACGTCAACGCAATCAGGTGAATGTACTTAG
- the LOC121254724 gene encoding uncharacterized protein LOC121254724: MVLMAARGKTSTFPSGVMVIRIAALLLLLLPQTFCALDFYCINLSSVPSSSCANHSIRFPFRLKGEATNCRAKTYELSCENNHTLLFYSDLGGKYYVQQINYDKRTIRLVDSGIQEDNYSFIPRFIINYSNLSWLQGRAMYYKSWYGTTTTKGVAIVNCEKPVKSSSTSYLYLETSSSTCSNNNGSASSSNSSSLSISQYSKSYIYVKVGTTEAGDVEDSCKIERMFLTSWPGPNAADNINISCADLRNVFLSGFELRWPFTSYDTREQLLIQYSISS, encoded by the coding sequence atggtGTTAATGGCCGCAAGAGGAAAAACGTCGACCTTCCCTTCTGGAGTCATGGTCATCAGGATTGCCGctctactcctactcctacttcCTCAAACTTTTTGTGCTTTAGACTTCTACTGTATTAATCTTTCTTCCGTTCCTTCTTCATCCTGCGCCAACCACAGCATAAGATTTCCATTTCGACTAAAAGGCGAAGCCACAAATTGCAGAGCCAAAACTTATGAGCTCTCATGCGAGAACAACCATACATTGCTGTTCTACTCTGATCTTGGTGGAAAATACTACGTGCAGCAAATCAATTACGATAAGCGAACGATCCGACTGGTAGACTCGGGCATTCAGGAGGATAATTACTCCTTCATCCCTCGttttattataaactatagCAATTTGAGTTGGCTGCAAGGCCGGGCTATGTACTATAAATCATGGTATGGTACTACTACTACAAAGGGCGTGGCTATTGTGAACTGTGAAAAGCCAGTCAAGAGTAGTTCTACTTCCTATTTGTATTTGGAAACGTCTTCTTCAACATGCTCTAATAATAATGGATCTGCGTCTTCTTCAAACTCCTCTAGTTTATCAATATCTCAATATTCcaaaagctatatatatgtcaaagtTGGCACAACGGAAGCGGGGGATGTGGAGGATTCCTGCAAAATTGAGCGAATGTTTCTGACATCATGGCCAGGACCAAATGCTGCAGACAACATTAATATTTCCTGTGCAGACCTCCGCAATGTCTTCTTATCTGGTTTTGAGCTTCGATGGCCCTTCACTTCTTACGACACTCGTGAGCAATTacttatccaatattcaatttCTAGTTAG